In one window of Haloimpatiens sp. FM7315 DNA:
- the rbsD gene encoding D-ribose pyranase — protein MKKATLLNSCISEEISKMGHTDAIGIGDCGLPIPKEARRIDLALCKGIPSFIDTLKVVLSELKIEEVVIASETKEVSPKIFEEIKKEIGDVLITFVTHEDLKKELKNCKAVIRTGEQTPYANVILKSGVVF, from the coding sequence ATGAAAAAAGCTACATTATTAAATAGTTGTATTAGCGAAGAAATATCTAAAATGGGACATACAGATGCTATTGGTATAGGAGATTGCGGACTTCCTATTCCAAAAGAAGCAAGAAGAATTGACTTGGCTTTGTGTAAAGGAATTCCAAGCTTTATAGATACACTTAAGGTAGTATTATCAGAGTTAAAGATTGAGGAAGTAGTAATTGCCAGTGAAACTAAAGAAGTAAGTCCAAAAATCTTTGAAGAAATAAAAAAAGAAATAGGAGATGTACTAATAACTTTTGTTACGCATGAGGATCTAAAAAAAGAACTTAAAAATTGTAAAGCAGTTATAAGAACTGGTGAACAGACACCTTATGCAAATGTAATATTAAAATCAGGAGTTGTATTTTAA
- the rbsK gene encoding ribokinase — MNKISVLGSMNMDVVLKVNKMPKVGETIFSNSLQNIPGGKGANQAVAAKRLGAEVYMIAKIGKDSTGQALKESLIKDNIDVDCVFEDEENPTGTAIITVDEEANNSIIVAAAANMHISLNEIMESEKKIRESEIIIAQFETPVEATIEAFKRAKSLNKITILNPAPAKKIPEELLTYCDLVVPNETEAEELTKVKVFDLESAKKAADKFLEKGVKYVIITLGSKGAAVISSDKAELVPAYKVKALDTTAAGDTFIGGFSSKLDADKFDFESIKSAVKFGNKASSVAVQREGAQPSIPYLKEIIELYGEDLR, encoded by the coding sequence ATGAATAAGATTTCTGTACTTGGAAGCATGAATATGGATGTAGTTTTAAAAGTAAATAAAATGCCTAAAGTTGGAGAAACTATATTTTCAAATAGCCTTCAAAATATACCTGGAGGTAAAGGAGCCAATCAAGCGGTAGCAGCTAAAAGACTAGGTGCTGAAGTTTACATGATAGCAAAGATTGGAAAAGATAGTACGGGACAAGCATTAAAGGAGAGTTTAATTAAAGATAATATAGATGTTGATTGTGTATTTGAAGATGAAGAGAATCCTACAGGTACTGCAATAATAACTGTGGATGAAGAAGCTAACAATTCTATAATTGTTGCAGCAGCTGCTAATATGCATATAAGTCTTAATGAGATAATGGAAAGTGAAAAGAAAATTAGAGAGAGTGAAATAATAATAGCTCAGTTTGAAACACCAGTAGAAGCTACAATAGAGGCTTTTAAAAGAGCTAAAAGTTTAAATAAAATAACAATATTAAATCCTGCACCAGCTAAAAAAATTCCAGAGGAATTATTGACTTATTGTGATTTAGTTGTGCCAAATGAAACGGAAGCTGAGGAACTTACTAAAGTTAAAGTTTTTGACTTAGAATCCGCTAAAAAAGCTGCAGATAAGTTTTTAGAAAAAGGAGTTAAGTATGTAATAATAACGCTTGGTTCTAAAGGTGCTGCGGTGATTTCTTCTGATAAAGCAGAATTAGTTCCAGCCTATAAGGTTAAAGCTTTAGATACTACAGCTGCTGGAGATACATTTATAGGGGGATTTTCAAGTAAATTAGATGCAGATAAGTTTGATTTTGAAAGTATAAAAAGCGCAGTGAAATTCGGAAATAAAGCTTCCAGCGTAGCAGTTCAAAGAGAGGGAGCTCAACCATCAATTCCATATTTAAAAGAAATAATCGAACTATATGGGGAGGACTTAAGATGA
- a CDS encoding glycerophosphodiester phosphodiesterase, translating to MSFTKVQAHRGASGYAPENTIAAFKKAIEMGADGIELDVHLSKDNELIVMHDEMINRTTNEKGLIKDFTLAELKKLDAGSWFGVKFKNERIPTLEEVLILVKTTPLFLNIEIKAGYRMYKGIEEKVLALLEKHNMINRSIISSFDHYSLVKIKQLNPKIKTGMLYSASLFEPWQYAKSIKSDALHPYYITLNKDFILNAYINGLAINTYTVNDEDVMTKLSRGRVSGIITNYPDKAKNSFFNSRKLR from the coding sequence ATGTCTTTTACTAAAGTTCAAGCTCACAGAGGAGCTTCTGGTTATGCTCCCGAGAACACCATAGCTGCTTTTAAAAAAGCTATAGAAATGGGGGCAGACGGCATCGAATTAGATGTGCATTTATCTAAAGATAATGAGCTAATAGTAATGCATGACGAGATGATTAATAGAACTACTAACGAAAAAGGTCTTATAAAAGACTTTACTTTAGCAGAATTAAAAAAACTAGATGCAGGTTCTTGGTTTGGAGTTAAATTTAAAAACGAAAGAATTCCTACATTAGAAGAAGTCTTAATTTTAGTGAAAACAACACCACTATTTTTAAATATAGAAATAAAAGCAGGCTACAGAATGTATAAAGGTATTGAGGAAAAGGTGTTAGCTCTTTTGGAAAAACACAATATGATAAATCGCTCAATAATATCTTCTTTCGATCATTACTCTTTAGTTAAAATTAAACAATTAAACCCCAAAATCAAAACCGGTATGCTTTACTCAGCCTCTTTATTTGAACCTTGGCAGTATGCAAAATCAATAAAATCAGATGCTCTTCACCCTTACTATATAACTCTTAATAAAGACTTTATATTAAATGCCTATATTAACGGTCTTGCAATAAATACTTATACAGTAAATGATGAAGATGTAATGACTAAACTTTCTAGGGGTAGAGTATCAGGAATAATAACTAACTATCCTGATAAAGCAAAAAATAGTTTCTTCAATTCAAGGAAATTAAGATAG
- the hydF gene encoding [FeFe] hydrogenase H-cluster maturation GTPase HydF, with product MNETPNSNRKHIAIYGKTNAGKSSLLNAIIGQDVSLVSEIKGTTTDPVNKAMELIPLGPVLFIDTAGLKDTSKLGEIREGRTLEILKRTDFAIYVMDIKDSDENLEKETIESFKKYNIPYITVINKIDTVGEDKIKDVKKKYPKAIFVSAYKEENILELKEEIIKRVKEDEEEPSIIGDLLPYNSKVVLVVPVDSEAPKGRIILPQVQCIRDALDHGIKSYVVRDLELKTALLDIKDVDLVITDSQAFKKVNKIVPKNISLTSFSILFARHKGDLNTFVKGVEKIESLKENSRILICESCTHNTSHEDIGRVKIPKMLESHVGKKLNFEFKAGYDFKEDIEKYDLVIHCGSCMLTRKVMLNRINICNQKGVSITNYGVVIAYLTGILDRSLEIFNK from the coding sequence ATGAATGAAACACCAAATTCAAATAGAAAGCATATAGCTATATACGGAAAAACTAATGCAGGAAAGTCATCCTTACTAAATGCAATCATAGGTCAGGATGTTTCTTTGGTATCAGAAATAAAGGGCACAACTACAGATCCTGTAAATAAGGCTATGGAACTTATTCCCTTAGGCCCTGTACTTTTTATAGATACTGCAGGTCTTAAAGATACTAGTAAACTTGGTGAAATTAGGGAAGGAAGAACCCTTGAAATACTTAAAAGAACGGATTTTGCTATATATGTTATGGATATAAAGGATTCAGATGAAAATTTAGAAAAAGAAACTATAGAAAGTTTTAAAAAATACAATATTCCTTATATAACAGTAATAAATAAAATTGATACTGTAGGAGAGGATAAGATTAAAGATGTAAAAAAGAAATATCCAAAGGCTATTTTTGTTTCTGCATACAAGGAAGAAAACATTTTAGAACTTAAAGAAGAAATTATTAAAAGGGTTAAAGAGGATGAAGAAGAACCCTCTATTATTGGGGATTTACTTCCTTATAATAGTAAAGTAGTTTTGGTAGTTCCTGTAGATTCGGAAGCTCCTAAGGGAAGGATAATTCTTCCTCAGGTTCAGTGTATAAGAGACGCCCTAGATCACGGCATAAAGAGTTATGTTGTAAGGGATTTAGAGCTTAAGACTGCCCTTTTAGATATTAAAGATGTGGATTTAGTTATCACAGATTCTCAGGCCTTTAAAAAAGTTAATAAAATTGTTCCTAAAAACATAAGCCTTACAAGCTTTTCAATACTATTTGCTAGGCATAAAGGTGATTTAAATACCTTTGTTAAAGGGGTAGAAAAAATAGAAAGTCTTAAGGAAAACTCCAGAATACTCATATGTGAAAGTTGTACTCATAACACTTCTCATGAAGATATAGGTAGGGTTAAAATTCCTAAAATGTTAGAAAGTCATGTTGGAAAGAAATTAAACTTTGAGTTTAAAGCTGGATACGATTTTAAAGAGGATATAGAGAAATACGACTTAGTAATACATTGTGGTTCTTGTATGCTTACAAGAAAAGTCATGCTAAATAGAATTAATATCTGCAACCAAAAAGGGGTTAGTATAACAAATTACGGAGTTGTAATTGCATATTTAACAGGGATATTGGATAGAAGTTTAGAAATTTTTAATAAATAA
- a CDS encoding EamA family transporter, whose amino-acid sequence MKNSKENILTNSYVIMLLALIACFLWGSAFPSIKIGYKLFEINKTNTYGKILFAGYRFLLSSMLILIFCTISKLSIKIKKEAFFKLILLGVIQTFLQYIFFYIGLSNTSGVKGAIISSSNTFFSVLLPHFFIEKIKSPIKDLLV is encoded by the coding sequence TTGAAAAATTCAAAAGAAAATATATTAACAAATAGCTATGTAATAATGTTACTAGCTTTAATTGCTTGTTTTTTATGGGGTAGTGCCTTTCCTTCAATTAAAATAGGGTACAAGCTCTTTGAAATAAACAAAACTAACACCTATGGCAAAATTTTATTTGCTGGTTACAGATTTTTGTTATCTTCTATGCTAATTCTTATATTTTGCACTATATCTAAATTATCTATAAAAATTAAAAAAGAAGCTTTCTTTAAATTAATACTTCTAGGTGTTATTCAAACTTTTTTACAATATATATTCTTTTATATAGGTTTATCTAATACTTCTGGAGTTAAAGGAGCTATAATTTCTTCTTCAAATACCTTCTTCAGCGTGCTTTTACCTCACTTTTTTATAGAGAAGATAAAATCACCTATAAAAGACTTATTGGTGTAA
- a CDS encoding EamA family transporter — MSPFAVSGYQLFTGSIALILVGTLGASQNITFTTKGSILLLYMAFISAAAFSIWAVLLKYNGVGKVSIYKFSIPIIGSFLSFFLLNESFKSSNVIFAIILVSLGIYLINKK, encoded by the coding sequence ATATCTCCCTTTGCAGTATCAGGTTATCAGCTATTTACAGGTTCTATAGCTTTAATACTAGTAGGAACATTAGGAGCTTCACAAAATATAACTTTTACAACTAAAGGAAGTATTTTACTACTATACATGGCCTTTATATCTGCTGCAGCATTTTCTATATGGGCAGTTCTTTTAAAATACAATGGAGTTGGCAAAGTTTCAATTTATAAGTTTTCCATACCAATTATAGGTTCTTTCTTATCCTTCTTTTTATTAAATGAAAGTTTCAAAAGTTCTAACGTTATTTTTGCAATAATATTAGTTTCTTTAGGAATTTATTTAATAAATAAAAAATAA
- a CDS encoding DUF1287 domain-containing protein has translation MKNRKRGLLISLIIIACIIAAVSMLNYYNLIPKKKYTAEKFGIKTIKSSKDYNKNGIDDYTDIMLGARKDALNKPKYKSAYYIGGYPPENEGVCTDLVWRAFKNAGYCLKDMVDEDIKNNLARYPRVNGKPDKNIDFRRVPNLKVYFENNAVTCSLDPKDIDKWQPGDIVVFGENYTHIAIVSDKRNKKGVAYILHNAGQINREEDALISYSKKAPITGHYRFENKK, from the coding sequence ATGAAAAATAGAAAAAGAGGTTTATTGATTTCTTTGATAATTATAGCTTGTATTATAGCAGCAGTATCCATGCTTAATTATTACAATCTTATTCCAAAGAAAAAGTATACAGCTGAAAAATTTGGCATAAAGACCATTAAAAGCTCTAAAGATTATAACAAAAATGGTATAGATGACTATACTGATATTATGTTAGGGGCTAGAAAAGATGCTTTAAATAAGCCAAAGTACAAAAGTGCCTATTATATAGGAGGGTATCCACCTGAAAATGAAGGGGTTTGCACAGATTTAGTTTGGCGTGCCTTTAAAAATGCTGGGTACTGCCTTAAAGATATGGTAGATGAAGATATTAAAAACAATCTAGCTAGGTATCCAAGAGTAAATGGGAAACCTGATAAAAATATAGATTTTAGGAGAGTGCCAAATTTAAAAGTATATTTTGAAAATAATGCAGTTACTTGTAGTTTAGATCCAAAGGACATAGATAAGTGGCAGCCCGGGGATATTGTGGTATTTGGTGAAAACTACACTCATATAGCTATAGTTTCGGATAAGAGGAATAAAAAGGGTGTAGCCTATATACTTCATAACGCTGGTCAGATAAATAGGGAAGAGGATGCTTTAATTAGCTATTCCAAAAAAGCACCTATTACAGGACATTATAGGTTTGAAAATAAAAAGTAA
- a CDS encoding ArsR/SmtB family transcription factor, which produces MNFEDLTINLLKAMAHPVRYKIIKFLYKGPKCVCKLNEEFEFSQANLSQHLRILKDAGILKNEKIGLETHYSLYNEDIKDIVLNIEKYITELLEDAKVSHKRKLKIFLLWRLSKR; this is translated from the coding sequence ATGAATTTTGAAGATTTAACTATAAACTTACTTAAAGCGATGGCTCATCCAGTAAGATATAAAATTATAAAATTTCTATATAAAGGCCCTAAATGTGTATGTAAATTAAATGAAGAATTTGAGTTTAGTCAGGCAAATCTATCTCAGCATTTGAGAATTCTTAAGGATGCAGGAATATTAAAAAATGAAAAAATAGGTCTTGAGACTCACTATAGCCTGTATAATGAGGATATTAAAGACATTGTCCTTAATATAGAAAAATACATTACAGAGCTTTTAGAGGATGCAAAAGTAAGCCACAAAAGAAAATTAAAGATATTTCTTTTGTGGCGCCTTAGCAAAAGGTAA
- a CDS encoding methyl-accepting chemotaxis protein, protein MKTWRIKKSLDNNGIKIVNGFLLKVFSVLYFLLALSYVLGYFTGANSLKAMIFAASICLIELVVFCKMKNTTSCKYCFIIGMLIIYSYMMYADLSPILGLSIVPVLVALILYYDRKIIVFSGIYVLIINVLRISYSIHINFANATIGEYEAQIIGVVLTLYTVFKVSGMINKFNIEKILNIKKENLKKYEVTKGIIKVTGVLEKNTRNIEDIMKDIIEALKSTNEAVEQIALGASSTTESIQKQSDLTSIIQKDISNTHEISGKMTSYATETKNGVEESINIMNELIQKNKDVNEDNIKVYKNISDLKIMVDKIDKITAIIMSISEQTNLLALNAAIEAARAGEAGKGFSVVADEIRKLAEQSKNSTDDIENIINELNVKSDITVSSVDNLKKTNEEQNIIIEETRNNFYSISKKIKNIDEGIINVNNKILNVVDSSNEINSKINDLSAISEQTVASSEEASSMTSQNSEQLTIAMNLLNVINDNIEKIKTLKNEL, encoded by the coding sequence ATGAAAACGTGGAGGATAAAAAAATCCTTAGACAATAATGGAATAAAAATAGTTAATGGATTTTTATTAAAAGTTTTTTCAGTGCTATATTTTCTACTTGCATTGTCTTACGTTTTAGGCTATTTTACAGGAGCCAATAGCTTAAAAGCCATGATTTTTGCAGCATCTATCTGTTTAATTGAGCTAGTGGTATTTTGCAAAATGAAAAATACCACTAGCTGTAAATACTGTTTCATCATAGGAATGCTTATTATATACTCCTATATGATGTATGCAGATTTATCACCTATTTTAGGTTTGTCCATAGTGCCAGTTTTAGTAGCTTTAATACTATATTATGATAGAAAAATAATAGTGTTTTCTGGAATTTATGTTTTAATTATAAATGTTTTAAGAATATCTTATTCTATACATATTAATTTTGCTAATGCCACTATTGGTGAGTATGAAGCACAAATTATAGGTGTAGTTCTTACTTTATATACTGTTTTTAAAGTTTCCGGTATGATAAATAAATTTAATATAGAAAAAATATTAAATATAAAAAAGGAAAATTTAAAAAAATATGAAGTAACTAAGGGGATTATAAAAGTCACAGGTGTACTTGAAAAAAATACAAGAAATATAGAGGATATTATGAAAGATATTATTGAGGCTTTAAAGTCTACTAATGAAGCTGTTGAACAAATAGCTTTAGGAGCTTCAAGTACAACGGAGAGTATTCAAAAGCAATCTGATTTAACTTCAATTATTCAAAAAGATATCTCAAATACTCATGAAATATCTGGCAAGATGACAAGTTATGCTACAGAAACTAAAAATGGTGTGGAAGAAAGCATTAATATAATGAACGAGTTAATTCAAAAAAATAAAGATGTAAATGAAGATAATATAAAAGTTTATAAAAATATATCTGACTTAAAGATTATGGTGGATAAAATAGACAAAATTACAGCTATTATTATGAGTATATCAGAACAAACAAATCTTTTAGCCCTAAATGCAGCAATAGAGGCTGCAAGAGCAGGAGAAGCTGGAAAAGGTTTTTCTGTAGTTGCAGATGAGATAAGAAAACTTGCTGAGCAATCAAAAAACTCTACAGACGATATTGAAAATATTATAAATGAATTAAATGTTAAATCAGATATCACAGTTAGTTCGGTAGATAATTTAAAGAAGACCAATGAAGAACAAAATATTATAATAGAGGAGACTAGAAATAATTTTTATAGTATTTCTAAAAAAATCAAGAATATAGATGAGGGTATAATAAACGTAAACAATAAAATTTTAAATGTGGTGGATTCAAGTAATGAAATAAACTCAAAAATAAATGATTTGTCTGCCATAAGTGAGCAGACAGTAGCAAGCTCTGAAGAAGCAAGTTCTATGACCTCACAAAATAGTGAACAGTTAACTATAGCTATGAACTTATTAAATGTAATAAATGATAATATTGAAAAAATTAAAACATTAAAAAATGAGTTGTAA
- the fetB gene encoding iron export ABC transporter permease subunit FetB, whose protein sequence is MNGGNTLNVSSLVIASSLVLISLLFSYFQKLKLEKDTIVGVIRAIIQLTIVGYLLDYIFGLKNPLFTFCLLIFMIFNASFNAAKRGKKIKNGVVISFISIAVGTSITLSILVFSGAIKFRPYEVIPVGGMIISNSMVALGLCYRQLNLDFKNKRQEVETKLSLGADILPSSIEIIRDAIKTGMLPTIDSTKTLGIVSLPGMMTGLILAGTPPVQAIRYQIMVTFMILSTTAISSFMACYLAYSKFFNKRKQLL, encoded by the coding sequence ATGAATGGAGGAAACACACTAAATGTATCTTCGTTAGTAATAGCTTCATCTTTAGTATTAATTTCTCTATTATTTTCATATTTTCAAAAACTAAAACTTGAGAAAGATACTATAGTAGGGGTAATAAGAGCAATAATTCAATTAACAATAGTAGGGTATCTTTTAGATTATATTTTTGGACTTAAAAATCCACTTTTTACTTTTTGCCTTTTAATATTTATGATTTTTAACGCTTCTTTTAATGCGGCTAAAAGAGGTAAAAAGATAAAAAATGGTGTTGTTATATCTTTTATTTCTATTGCAGTTGGAACATCAATTACTCTATCTATACTTGTATTTTCTGGGGCTATTAAATTTAGACCATATGAAGTAATTCCAGTTGGTGGGATGATTATAAGCAATTCTATGGTGGCTCTTGGACTTTGTTATAGGCAGTTAAATTTAGATTTTAAAAATAAAAGACAAGAGGTTGAAACTAAACTTTCTCTAGGTGCAGATATTCTACCTTCATCTATTGAAATAATAAGAGATGCAATTAAAACAGGAATGCTACCAACAATTGATTCTACAAAGACACTTGGAATTGTTTCTCTTCCTGGAATGATGACAGGGCTTATACTTGCAGGAACACCGCCTGTACAAGCTATAAGATATCAGATTATGGTTACCTTCATGATACTTTCTACAACGGCTATTTCTTCTTTTATGGCTTGTTACTTAGCTTATAGTAAATTTTTCAACAAAAGAAAACAATTACTATAA
- a CDS encoding ATP-binding cassette domain-containing protein, which produces MSLLEFKNVCYEDQGKSILKDINLDIEEGDFVSLVGPSGSGKSTLLKLCNNLISPSGGTIYYKGKSILEYDPIELRKNISYCFQMPFLFGSTIKDNIVFPYYIRNLKVDKKRTEELLSLFQFSSRCIEKSIDNLSGGERQRIALVRTLLFKPEVLLLDEVTSALDKVNVEIVEDVIKSLNQEGITVISITHNLEQAKRMGNKLLTIENGKIISLEVLR; this is translated from the coding sequence TTGTCCTTGCTTGAATTTAAAAATGTGTGCTATGAGGACCAAGGTAAAAGTATATTAAAAGATATTAATCTTGATATCGAAGAGGGGGATTTTGTTTCTTTGGTAGGACCTTCAGGAAGTGGTAAAAGCACTTTGCTAAAGCTTTGTAATAATTTAATTAGTCCCAGCGGCGGAACTATATATTATAAAGGTAAATCAATTTTAGAATATGACCCTATAGAACTTAGAAAAAATATTTCGTACTGTTTTCAGATGCCATTTTTATTTGGAAGTACTATTAAAGATAACATAGTTTTTCCATATTACATTAGAAATCTTAAGGTGGACAAAAAGAGAACAGAGGAGCTACTTTCATTGTTTCAATTTAGCAGCAGATGTATAGAAAAAAGTATAGATAATCTTTCAGGGGGAGAGAGACAGAGAATAGCTCTTGTTAGAACATTGCTTTTTAAACCGGAAGTTTTACTTTTAGATGAGGTTACTTCTGCTCTTGATAAAGTTAATGTTGAAATTGTTGAGGATGTAATTAAATCTTTGAATCAGGAAGGGATTACAGTAATTTCAATAACACATAACTTAGAGCAAGCAAAGAGAATGGGGAATAAATTATTAACTATTGAAAATGGAAAAATAATATCTTTGGAGGTGTTAAGATGA